A DNA window from Streptomyces bacillaris contains the following coding sequences:
- a CDS encoding SpdD protein has translation MFTPKIPPPDTAPTPGTSLVQPLTGITHAPACTCHHTPAPGLAPAPAAPSARRAVQFTPGSLIVAAAGGTAVVLVVGTVLVSMLLATAITAASVALCAVVLRSLLNNQKGN, from the coding sequence GTGTTCACTCCGAAGATCCCGCCCCCCGACACCGCACCCACCCCGGGAACGTCGCTGGTGCAGCCGCTCACCGGCATCACCCACGCCCCGGCCTGCACCTGCCACCACACCCCCGCCCCGGGCCTGGCGCCCGCCCCGGCCGCCCCGTCCGCCCGTCGGGCCGTTCAGTTCACCCCGGGCTCGCTGATCGTGGCCGCCGCGGGCGGCACCGCCGTAGTCCTGGTCGTCGGGACGGTCCTGGTCTCGATGCTGCTGGCCACCGCGATCACCGCCGCCTCGGTCGCCCTGTGCGCCGTGGTCCTGCGCTCGCTCCTCAACAACCAGAAGGGCAACTGA
- the repSA gene encoding replication initiator protein RepSA codes for MTATAAAAAGLDPATLSDLLRVAGSPGFDRLTEQLRRTGGCSQPIHLTGATKTIDRTTGTVLHHYSTDTEPGGRLRIACGNRRASRCPACAWTYAGDTYHLIRAGLTGDPDKGTPTTIRDHPRVFATLTAPSFGPVHNRPGNRPCRCGTRHTEDAPELGTPLDPDTYDYAGAVLWNNHASDLWRYFTIYLRREIARRAGLTQKAAREQSKVSFGKVAEYQKRGAVHFHAVIRFDGPDGPDTPPPAWATLDLLDDAIRAAAARVEVDVPANPEAGIRDGWTLRWGTQLDVQPIGAFGNGEDLTEQAVASYVAKYATKAAETTGTVDHRVGNKEALVLLDVPEHPRRLIEACLDLHHAYPERKLRDWAHMLGFRGHFSTKSRAYSTTLGALRQVRADYRAAEQRTALGLPDPDDHPEATTLTLAHWAYAGNGHTPGESWLAANIHRDIQHNRETAREHRAELQDQLALEGAAS; via the coding sequence ATGACCGCTACCGCTGCTGCTGCGGCGGGCCTGGACCCGGCCACCCTGAGCGATCTGCTCCGGGTGGCCGGGTCTCCCGGCTTCGACCGCCTCACCGAACAACTCCGCCGCACCGGAGGCTGCTCCCAGCCCATCCACCTCACCGGCGCCACCAAGACCATCGACCGCACCACCGGCACGGTCCTGCACCACTACTCCACGGACACCGAGCCCGGGGGCCGGTTACGGATCGCCTGCGGCAACCGCCGCGCCTCCCGCTGCCCCGCCTGCGCCTGGACCTACGCAGGCGACACCTACCACCTCATCCGCGCCGGACTCACCGGCGACCCCGACAAAGGCACCCCCACCACGATCCGGGATCACCCCCGGGTCTTCGCGACGCTGACGGCCCCGTCGTTCGGCCCGGTCCACAACCGGCCCGGCAACCGCCCCTGCCGCTGCGGCACCCGGCACACCGAGGACGCCCCCGAGCTGGGCACGCCGCTCGACCCGGACACCTACGACTACGCGGGGGCGGTGCTGTGGAACAACCACGCCTCCGACCTCTGGCGCTACTTCACGATCTACCTCCGCCGCGAAATCGCCCGCCGCGCCGGACTCACCCAGAAAGCCGCCCGCGAACAGTCCAAAGTCTCCTTCGGGAAAGTCGCGGAGTACCAGAAGCGAGGAGCCGTCCACTTTCACGCGGTGATCCGCTTCGACGGACCCGACGGCCCGGACACCCCGCCACCGGCCTGGGCCACCCTCGACCTCCTGGACGACGCGATCCGCGCAGCCGCCGCCCGCGTCGAAGTCGACGTGCCCGCCAACCCGGAAGCCGGGATCAGGGACGGGTGGACGCTGCGGTGGGGCACTCAGCTCGACGTGCAGCCCATCGGCGCGTTCGGCAACGGCGAAGACCTCACCGAACAAGCCGTCGCCTCCTACGTCGCCAAGTACGCCACCAAGGCGGCCGAGACCACCGGGACCGTCGACCACCGCGTCGGCAACAAGGAAGCCCTGGTGCTGCTCGACGTGCCGGAGCACCCCCGGCGGCTTATCGAAGCGTGCCTCGACCTGCACCACGCCTACCCCGAACGCAAGCTCCGCGACTGGGCCCACATGCTCGGCTTCCGCGGCCACTTCTCCACCAAATCCCGCGCCTACTCCACCACCCTCGGCGCACTCCGCCAGGTCCGCGCCGACTACCGCGCCGCCGAACAACGAACCGCCCTCGGCCTCCCCGACCCCGACGACCACCCCGAGGCCACCACGCTCACCCTCGCCCACTGGGCCTACGCCGGAAACGGCCACACCCCCGGCGAATCCTGGCTCGCCGCCAACATCCACCGCGACATCCAACACAACCGCGAAACCGCCCGCGAACACCGCGCCGAACTGCAAGACCAACTCGCCCTGGAAGGAGCCGCATCGTGA
- a CDS encoding SCO3933 family regulatory protein has protein sequence MPSFKIDTSTAVVFVATPPTPKLVSKQTGEIAIDRETGAPLATVGLLISDEGEGNLYQVTVPSTGVPENLVPGTPVTVVGLKARDWENTFNGQTRHGISFRAVAITAGA, from the coding sequence ATGCCGTCGTTCAAGATCGATACTTCGACCGCTGTCGTGTTCGTGGCGACGCCTCCGACGCCGAAGCTCGTGAGCAAGCAGACCGGCGAGATCGCCATCGACCGTGAGACCGGTGCCCCGCTGGCGACGGTGGGTCTGCTGATTTCCGACGAGGGCGAGGGCAACCTGTACCAGGTGACCGTGCCGAGCACGGGTGTCCCGGAGAACCTGGTCCCGGGCACCCCGGTGACGGTGGTTGGCCTCAAGGCCCGGGACTGGGAGAACACGTTCAACGGCCAGACCCGGCACGGCATTTCGTTCCGCGCGGTGGCCATCACGGCGGGTGCCTGA
- a CDS encoding pentapeptide repeat-containing protein, with product MQSKVKYTLFVLASAAAVIVYAALLWRGPWWIDGAHLRTSNLEPADGVVITGFRTTLVALGAGAIATVGLYYTHRAHQQTRELFDHTRRKDREQVDLMREGQVTERYVEAIKLLSSENLTQQLGGIYALERIMQDSEKDRRTVIEVLAAFIREAPRASESGESDDRRGKARPNLAAIQAALVALSKRPDPESGFTLENSDLDNLNAVHLNLRNVYLRFASLNKLSAYEVDLRGAFLRHASLSGANLEGANLDGAYLGYADLAHTYLRRASMVDAELQGADLTDSELDVESLIKAKLTSTTLLPPDLQNDERVRLRIEECEKEQHSQDAPSEF from the coding sequence ATGCAGTCGAAGGTGAAGTACACCCTCTTCGTTCTGGCGTCCGCTGCGGCCGTCATCGTGTACGCGGCCCTGCTGTGGCGGGGACCGTGGTGGATTGACGGAGCACATCTCCGCACTAGCAACCTCGAACCCGCCGACGGCGTAGTAATCACTGGCTTCCGAACGACGCTAGTGGCGCTCGGCGCTGGCGCCATTGCCACAGTGGGCCTGTATTACACCCATCGGGCCCACCAACAGACGCGCGAACTTTTCGATCATACGAGGCGCAAGGACCGCGAGCAGGTCGATTTGATGAGAGAAGGGCAAGTCACCGAGCGATACGTGGAAGCCATTAAGTTGCTTTCTTCCGAAAACCTTACTCAACAACTGGGCGGCATTTACGCACTAGAGCGGATTATGCAGGATTCAGAAAAAGACCGCCGTACCGTAATTGAAGTTCTAGCCGCCTTCATCAGGGAAGCGCCCAGAGCGAGCGAGAGCGGGGAGTCGGACGATAGGCGGGGAAAGGCCCGACCGAATCTTGCAGCGATCCAGGCAGCTCTGGTTGCTCTCAGCAAGAGACCCGACCCGGAAAGTGGCTTCACGCTCGAAAATTCCGATCTGGATAATCTGAATGCCGTACACCTCAACCTACGAAACGTATACCTGCGGTTCGCGTCTCTTAATAAACTGAGTGCCTACGAGGTTGACCTTCGAGGAGCATTTCTGCGACATGCAAGCCTGAGCGGAGCAAACTTGGAAGGAGCCAATCTCGATGGCGCCTATCTTGGATACGCCGATCTGGCACATACATACCTCCGACGCGCCTCCATGGTTGACGCAGAATTGCAGGGTGCAGATCTCACTGACTCAGAACTTGACGTCGAATCGCTAATAAAAGCCAAGTTGACATCCACGACACTCCTCCCGCCTGACCTACAGAACGACGAGAGGGTAAGGCTCCGCATCGAAGAATGCGAGAAGGAGCAGCATAGCCAGGACGCTCCTAGTGAATTCTGA
- a CDS encoding DUF4097 family beta strand repeat-containing protein, whose amino-acid sequence MDIRISAPIRKRRRVPGRAVGVGVGGALVALALTGCGSADVDDAPVERKTFALKGKTLTIDAEDSTVTLVPADVREVEVERQVDGWVVLGSGPDPVWKMENDTLTLRVKCDAMINNCAARHEVKVPRGVTVAADADNGRVTAVGFDTPLRLSADNGDIVVRDSGGPLDLKSDNGSVLAERIGTKSVVARADNGEIRLGFSGVPDLVDTVSDNGSIVIDLPQGGEKYAVTAGADNGEVSIDVPRSKSSAHVVKARSDNGEVKVRTAN is encoded by the coding sequence GTGGACATCCGTATCAGCGCACCGATCCGCAAGCGGCGCAGGGTTCCCGGCCGTGCAGTCGGCGTGGGGGTCGGGGGCGCGCTGGTCGCGCTGGCTCTCACCGGGTGCGGGAGCGCCGATGTCGATGACGCGCCCGTGGAGCGCAAGACCTTCGCGCTGAAGGGGAAGACGCTGACCATCGACGCCGAGGACTCCACCGTGACCCTGGTGCCGGCCGATGTCCGGGAGGTCGAGGTGGAGCGGCAGGTCGACGGGTGGGTGGTGCTGGGCAGCGGGCCCGATCCCGTCTGGAAGATGGAGAACGACACCCTCACGCTCCGGGTGAAGTGCGACGCCATGATCAACAACTGTGCCGCGCGCCACGAGGTGAAGGTGCCCCGCGGGGTGACCGTGGCGGCCGACGCGGACAACGGCCGGGTCACCGCCGTCGGGTTCGACACCCCGCTGCGACTCTCCGCCGACAACGGCGACATCGTCGTACGGGACTCCGGCGGGCCGCTCGACCTCAAGAGCGACAACGGGTCCGTCCTCGCCGAGCGGATAGGCACCAAGTCCGTGGTCGCCCGCGCGGACAACGGGGAGATCCGGCTCGGGTTCAGCGGCGTCCCCGATCTCGTGGACACGGTCAGCGACAACGGGAGCATCGTCATCGATCTGCCGCAGGGCGGAGAGAAGTACGCGGTGACCGCCGGCGCCGACAACGGCGAGGTCAGCATCGACGTGCCGCGCAGCAAGAGCAGCGCCCATGTGGTGAAGGCCCGCAGCGACAACGGGGAAGTGAAGGTGCGAACCGCGAACTAA
- a CDS encoding mobile element transfer protein — protein sequence MPRPNRFTNVVRFGPVQVGTHYDGRGRTKHTAVCTAPRCNFSGDYDERPAAELAARTHRCNP from the coding sequence ATGCCGCGCCCGAACCGCTTCACGAACGTGGTCCGCTTCGGCCCCGTCCAGGTCGGCACCCACTACGACGGCCGGGGACGCACCAAGCACACCGCCGTGTGCACCGCACCCCGCTGCAACTTCTCCGGCGACTACGACGAGCGTCCCGCCGCCGAACTCGCCGCCCGCACCCACCGCTGCAACCCCTGA
- a CDS encoding winged helix-turn-helix domain-containing protein yields MTFVPEPPDPDDDRAPYEQVASSLSAAIRTRRLGPGEKLPSHAKLTELYGFARATIQRALRDLEDEGLVVSRKGSGVYVRNRTERPAGLRPYVEQAFAKDVVTIDFAGFSSETLHGALQEPLDKIRVGRLTPSSIAVRILVPDMSVPQAAPVRMEDGADDERLRDRMRDIMISYTRSIRDGIAELEHLGLVAETRINVRVHSGTQFFKLYVINNEDAFFGYYPIRPNKVVSQGETIEIYDLVGKDATLFHHSINEAESSSGAQQVQQARMWFDSVWETIGRDFDLDAR; encoded by the coding sequence ATGACCTTCGTCCCCGAGCCGCCCGACCCCGACGACGACCGCGCCCCGTACGAGCAGGTGGCCAGCAGCCTCAGCGCCGCCATCCGAACCAGGCGGCTTGGCCCCGGCGAGAAACTTCCGTCGCACGCGAAACTGACGGAGCTTTACGGGTTCGCCAGGGCGACGATCCAGCGCGCGCTACGCGACCTGGAGGACGAGGGGCTTGTGGTCTCGCGCAAGGGCAGCGGCGTCTACGTCCGCAACCGGACTGAAAGGCCAGCAGGACTGCGCCCGTACGTTGAGCAGGCATTCGCGAAAGACGTCGTGACCATCGACTTCGCGGGATTCTCCAGCGAGACCCTGCACGGCGCGCTTCAAGAGCCGCTCGACAAGATCCGAGTCGGGAGACTCACCCCGTCGAGCATCGCCGTGAGGATTCTGGTTCCGGACATGTCCGTACCACAGGCCGCGCCCGTCCGCATGGAAGACGGTGCCGACGACGAGCGGCTACGTGACCGGATGCGTGACATCATGATCAGCTACACCCGCAGTATCCGGGACGGCATTGCCGAGCTGGAACACCTCGGGCTGGTCGCTGAGACCAGGATCAATGTCCGCGTCCACAGCGGCACACAGTTCTTCAAGCTGTACGTGATCAACAATGAGGACGCGTTCTTCGGGTACTACCCGATCCGCCCGAACAAGGTCGTCAGCCAAGGCGAGACCATCGAGATCTACGACCTGGTAGGCAAGGACGCCACCCTCTTCCACCACTCGATCAATGAAGCCGAGTCTTCCAGCGGAGCGCAGCAGGTCCAGCAGGCGCGCATGTGGTTCGACAGCGTCTGGGAGACCATCGGAAGGGACTTTGACCTTGACGCACGATGA
- a CDS encoding HAD family hydrolase, producing MTHDDQLLMVLANARVIFFDFDGPVCDVFAGLPAPQVAKQLSALLASHAPAAAKAHETDDPIEVVRIAYEASPELGQEVEQALTAAEVEAVAAAGPPTPGAVEALQAANSSGKAVAIVSNNSAECVQHFIEAHGLGDYIVKVIGRPAGQPHLMKPNPFPLITAAELMHTDVTNCTLIGDSLTDIQAAHAAGATVIGYANKPRKAELFVEAQADAITDDMQTIAHALTVA from the coding sequence TTGACGCACGATGACCAGCTCCTGATGGTCCTGGCGAACGCGCGGGTCATCTTCTTCGACTTCGACGGACCAGTATGCGATGTGTTCGCCGGACTACCCGCACCCCAGGTCGCCAAGCAACTCAGCGCGCTACTTGCCTCCCACGCCCCAGCCGCCGCGAAGGCGCACGAGACCGACGACCCGATCGAAGTTGTCCGCATCGCCTACGAAGCGAGCCCCGAACTGGGCCAAGAGGTCGAGCAGGCGTTGACGGCAGCAGAGGTGGAAGCCGTTGCCGCGGCCGGTCCCCCGACACCAGGAGCGGTTGAAGCCCTTCAAGCCGCCAACTCCTCAGGAAAGGCGGTCGCGATCGTGAGCAACAACTCCGCCGAGTGCGTACAGCACTTCATCGAGGCACACGGATTGGGCGACTACATCGTGAAGGTCATCGGGCGCCCCGCAGGACAGCCCCACCTGATGAAGCCGAATCCGTTTCCGCTCATCACGGCAGCCGAGCTGATGCACACGGACGTCACGAACTGCACCCTGATCGGCGACTCGCTCACAGACATCCAGGCCGCTCATGCTGCCGGGGCAACCGTGATCGGCTACGCCAACAAGCCCCGCAAGGCCGAGCTGTTCGTCGAAGCACAAGCCGACGCGATCACCGACGACATGCAGACCATCGCCCACGCCCTCACCGTGGCCTAG
- a CDS encoding tyrosine-type recombinase/integrase, producing the protein MPPQRKRNPNGAGTITKRKDGRYQAAVYVLQPDGTRARKFAYGKTWAECDTKRRDLLAKVDQGVPVPTRSAKLSEWLPYWLENIIKPRRKRTTYAKYETHIRLYLAPMLGSKRLESLSVADVRRFLVRLEQQTTAATAKESHRVLRTALTAACREELVMRNVATLVEPPSAEARDLSPWSLDETLTFLTAARKDPLYAAFVLAIALGFRRGEIVGLRWENVDLDKREIRVRTQRQRVRGEAYEDDPKGRRRKQTLPLPALCVAPLRWERLRQAALREAAGDQWEETGYVFTTRSGRPIEPRNLYRSFTRVAGTAGLRVIRLHDARHGCATLLTAAGVAPRVVMEILGHSQIAVTMNIYAHVVQDTQREAVSHLDRMLRRQRPDRG; encoded by the coding sequence ATGCCTCCCCAGCGCAAGCGCAACCCCAACGGCGCGGGCACCATCACCAAGCGCAAGGACGGCCGCTATCAAGCCGCGGTCTACGTCCTCCAGCCGGACGGCACCCGCGCCCGCAAGTTCGCCTACGGCAAGACCTGGGCCGAATGCGACACCAAGCGCCGTGACCTGCTCGCCAAAGTGGACCAGGGCGTACCCGTGCCCACGCGGTCGGCCAAGCTCTCCGAGTGGCTGCCCTACTGGCTGGAGAACATCATCAAGCCGCGCCGCAAGCGCACGACCTACGCGAAGTACGAGACGCACATCCGCCTCTACCTCGCGCCCATGCTCGGCTCAAAGCGCCTCGAATCGTTGAGCGTCGCTGACGTCCGGCGCTTCCTGGTCCGGTTGGAGCAGCAGACCACCGCAGCGACCGCCAAGGAGTCCCATCGCGTCCTGCGTACAGCGCTGACGGCTGCCTGCCGGGAGGAACTCGTCATGCGGAACGTGGCGACCCTCGTGGAGCCGCCCTCGGCAGAAGCGCGGGACCTCTCCCCCTGGTCGCTCGACGAGACCTTGACCTTCCTCACCGCTGCCAGGAAGGACCCGCTCTACGCGGCCTTCGTCCTCGCCATCGCGCTCGGCTTCCGCCGTGGGGAGATCGTCGGTCTTCGGTGGGAGAACGTGGACCTCGACAAGCGGGAGATCCGGGTTCGCACTCAGCGGCAGCGTGTCCGCGGTGAGGCGTACGAGGACGATCCCAAGGGGCGCCGCAGGAAGCAGACACTGCCACTGCCCGCCCTGTGCGTCGCTCCGCTCCGTTGGGAACGTCTGAGGCAAGCGGCCCTGCGTGAGGCTGCCGGTGATCAGTGGGAGGAGACCGGCTACGTCTTCACCACCCGATCCGGCCGGCCGATTGAGCCGCGCAACCTGTACCGCTCGTTCACGCGGGTCGCCGGGACCGCAGGGCTTCGTGTGATCCGGCTGCACGATGCCCGTCACGGCTGCGCGACCCTGCTCACTGCCGCCGGGGTCGCTCCCCGTGTCGTGATGGAGATCCTCGGGCACAGTCAGATCGCGGTCACGATGAACATCTATGCCCACGTCGTGCAGGACACGCAGCGCGAGGCCGTGAGTCACCTCGACCGCATGCTGAGGCGACAGCGGCCTGACCGTGGGTGA
- a CDS encoding DUF2637 domain-containing protein, translating to MSRIRIDAVLVQAVIAGALSFAHLHDLAEAAGQDGWKAWAYPVSVDLLLVAAWRRMRTTADNRAAWAWFVIALAASLGANVATAGLLDLNDVPAWLRILVAGWPALAFLGGTLLVHSPQTAPVTAAPLPTPSEPEPAPDVTVEREPEPAPELPPPSAPEAAAPAAVPVTAPDVPVPPALLDHARKLADTHHATTGNRIDSATLRARLGVPAPLADAITAQLA from the coding sequence GTGTCCCGTATCCGTATTGACGCCGTGCTCGTCCAAGCCGTGATCGCTGGTGCCCTGTCCTTCGCGCACCTGCACGACCTGGCTGAGGCAGCCGGACAGGACGGCTGGAAGGCCTGGGCCTACCCGGTCAGCGTCGACCTGCTCCTCGTCGCGGCCTGGCGGCGTATGCGCACGACCGCCGACAACCGCGCCGCCTGGGCCTGGTTCGTCATCGCCCTGGCCGCCTCGCTCGGCGCGAACGTCGCCACCGCCGGACTCCTCGACCTCAACGACGTTCCCGCCTGGCTGCGCATCCTCGTCGCCGGATGGCCCGCCCTCGCCTTCCTCGGCGGAACCCTCCTCGTCCACAGCCCCCAGACCGCGCCCGTCACCGCGGCACCACTGCCCACCCCTTCCGAGCCTGAACCGGCCCCGGACGTGACGGTGGAGCGTGAACCCGAACCCGCCCCCGAACTTCCGCCCCCGTCTGCGCCTGAGGCGGCGGCACCGGCGGCCGTCCCGGTCACGGCACCGGATGTGCCGGTTCCTCCGGCTCTCCTCGATCACGCCCGCAAGCTCGCTGACACCCACCACGCCACCACCGGCAACCGGATCGACTCCGCCACCCTGCGAGCCCGCCTCGGCGTCCCCGCACCCCTCGCAGACGCCATCACCGCCCAACTCGCCTGA
- a CDS encoding O-methyltransferase has protein sequence MTKGNETKITDELYAYMLAHNPPLDPVQRELVETTYARFPDHAGMVSAEEQAPLLAFLVRLVGARHVVEVGTFTGFSALAMARALPADGTLIACDISEEWTAYGREAWAKAGVADRIDLRIAPALDTLRAMPAGPHIDFAYLDADKGGYIAYWEELVPRMRQGGLIAVDNVLFHGGVTDPGATGPAAAIKEFNDHAAADARMDTVLLTVADGLTLARKK, from the coding sequence ATGACCAAGGGCAACGAAACCAAGATCACGGACGAGCTGTACGCGTACATGCTGGCCCACAACCCGCCGCTCGACCCGGTCCAGCGGGAGCTGGTGGAAACCACCTACGCCCGGTTCCCCGACCACGCGGGCATGGTGTCGGCCGAGGAACAGGCCCCGCTCCTCGCCTTCCTGGTCCGCCTGGTGGGCGCCCGGCATGTGGTGGAGGTCGGCACGTTCACCGGCTTCAGCGCCCTGGCGATGGCCCGCGCGCTGCCCGCCGACGGCACGCTGATCGCCTGCGACATCTCGGAGGAGTGGACGGCGTACGGGCGCGAGGCCTGGGCGAAGGCGGGCGTCGCGGACCGGATCGACCTGCGCATCGCCCCGGCCCTGGACACCCTGCGCGCCATGCCCGCCGGGCCGCACATCGACTTCGCCTACCTGGACGCGGACAAGGGCGGCTACATCGCGTACTGGGAGGAGCTGGTGCCCCGGATGCGGCAGGGCGGACTCATCGCCGTGGACAACGTGCTCTTCCACGGCGGTGTCACCGACCCCGGGGCGACCGGACCGGCGGCGGCGATCAAGGAGTTCAACGACCATGCGGCCGCCGACGCCCGGATGGACACCGTGCTGCTCACGGTCGCGGACGGCCTGACACTGGCCCGCAAGAAGTAG
- a CDS encoding FmdB family zinc ribbon protein: protein MPRYEFRCRTCGDTFELSRPMAQSSDPASCPAGHDDTVKLLSAVAVGGAAASAPAPSNGGGGGGCCGGGCCG, encoded by the coding sequence ATGCCTCGCTATGAATTCCGCTGCCGTACCTGCGGCGACACGTTCGAACTCAGCCGGCCCATGGCCCAGTCCTCGGACCCGGCCTCCTGCCCGGCCGGGCACGACGACACCGTCAAGCTGCTCTCCGCCGTGGCCGTGGGCGGCGCCGCCGCGTCCGCCCCCGCGCCCTCCAACGGAGGCGGAGGCGGGGGCTGTTGCGGCGGCGGTTGCTGCGGCTGA
- a CDS encoding FtsK/SpoIIIE domain-containing protein, with protein MSDLSTVIEVAGALSAAGGLGYAKARSPRVFWSLVGAPVARVRFAVTYRATMDVCGLTVQPSRLRAFMVRNVARRQDVQPVPPQVRRVRYSTTGMRAILRLPAGLEPADVAAASERLRHAWGVHSVHVVEVKPGFVELRMTGYDVLRRVKMPRRLPRNVTAGPLVVPVALREDGSAFVRDYRKIPHALTVGANQSGKSMYQRNLISGLAKRPVGLVGIDCKRGVEQRAYAPRFSALAVTPDEADGLLEALVGEMEERFDLLSSHGVPDMWGLPAKVRPVPLVVLVDEVAELFLVAAKKDEERRDRMVMRMIRLAQMARAVGIFLEVCGQRFGSDLGKGATALRAQLTGRVVHRVNDKQTAEMALGDIAPEAVFTATTIAPDRPGVAVAGDSSGGWSRIRTPAMTPAQAVAVCHEYAHLTPHLAALAPFRPAVSAAPAPGPSLFKPRPATS; from the coding sequence ATGTCGGACCTGTCTACGGTGATCGAGGTTGCGGGGGCCTTATCGGCTGCCGGTGGCCTCGGTTACGCGAAGGCTCGGTCTCCTCGGGTGTTCTGGTCGCTGGTTGGTGCCCCGGTCGCCCGGGTGCGGTTCGCGGTGACGTACCGGGCGACGATGGATGTGTGTGGGCTGACGGTCCAGCCGTCCCGTCTACGGGCGTTCATGGTCCGCAACGTGGCCCGTCGCCAGGACGTTCAGCCCGTTCCCCCGCAGGTCCGCCGGGTCCGCTACTCCACCACCGGGATGCGGGCCATCCTCCGCCTCCCTGCTGGTCTGGAGCCTGCCGACGTGGCCGCCGCCTCGGAACGCCTGCGTCACGCCTGGGGCGTCCACTCCGTGCACGTGGTGGAGGTGAAGCCGGGGTTCGTGGAACTGCGGATGACCGGCTACGACGTGCTGCGCCGCGTGAAGATGCCCCGCCGCCTCCCCCGCAACGTCACCGCTGGGCCGCTGGTCGTGCCGGTGGCACTGCGGGAGGACGGTTCGGCGTTCGTCCGGGACTACCGGAAGATCCCGCACGCCCTCACCGTGGGGGCGAATCAGTCGGGCAAGTCGATGTATCAGCGCAACCTCATCTCCGGCCTGGCGAAACGGCCGGTCGGCCTGGTCGGCATCGACTGCAAAAGGGGTGTGGAACAGCGGGCCTACGCGCCCCGGTTCTCCGCTCTGGCGGTCACTCCGGATGAGGCGGACGGGCTGCTGGAAGCCCTCGTGGGCGAGATGGAAGAGCGCTTCGACCTCCTCAGCTCCCACGGTGTTCCGGACATGTGGGGCCTGCCTGCGAAGGTGCGGCCGGTGCCGCTGGTCGTCCTGGTCGATGAGGTCGCGGAGCTGTTCCTCGTCGCCGCGAAGAAGGATGAGGAGCGGCGGGACCGGATGGTGATGCGGATGATCCGGCTCGCGCAGATGGCCCGTGCGGTGGGGATCTTCCTGGAGGTGTGCGGGCAGCGGTTCGGCTCCGACCTCGGCAAGGGCGCCACCGCCTTGCGCGCTCAGCTCACCGGGCGTGTGGTGCACCGGGTCAACGACAAGCAGACCGCCGAGATGGCCCTGGGGGACATCGCCCCCGAAGCCGTCTTCACTGCCACGACCATCGCGCCGGACCGTCCCGGTGTCGCGGTGGCCGGGGACTCCTCCGGTGGCTGGTCCCGCATCCGCACCCCCGCCATGACCCCCGCCCAAGCCGTCGCGGTCTGCCACGAGTACGCGCACCTCACCCCCCACCTTGCCGCTCTGGCACCGTTCCGGCCCGCCGTGTCCGCCGCCCCCGCCCCGGGCCCGTCGCTCTTCAAGCCCCGTCCGGCAACCAGCTAA
- a CDS encoding helix-turn-helix domain-containing protein produces MTTATAELLTVPEVMARLKLGRSTVYDLIRSRRLVSITIGRARRIPADSVRDFIVNEIEEAA; encoded by the coding sequence GTGACCACCGCCACCGCCGAACTCCTCACCGTGCCCGAGGTCATGGCGCGGCTGAAGCTCGGACGCTCCACCGTCTACGACCTGATCCGCTCCCGCCGACTGGTCTCCATCACCATCGGCCGGGCCCGGCGTATCCCCGCCGACTCCGTACGGGACTTCATCGTCAACGAGATCGAGGAAGCCGCCTGA